One region of Vitis vinifera cultivar Pinot Noir 40024 chromosome 1, ASM3070453v1 genomic DNA includes:
- the LOC100265464 gene encoding cullin-3A, producing MGSQKKRNFQIEAFKHRVVVDPKYADKTWKILEHAIHEIYNHNASGLSFEELYRNAYNMVLHKFGEKLYSGLVSTMTSHLKDISKFIEAAQGGLFLEELNRKWADHNKALQMIRDILMYMDRTFIPSTHKTPVHELGLNLWRDNIIHSSKIQTRLLNTLLELVLRERNGEVINRGLMRNIIKMLMDLGSSVYQEDFEKPFLEVSADFYRVESQKFIECCDCADYLKKAERRLNEEMERVSQYLDAKSEVKITNVVEKEMIANHMLRLVHMENSGLVNMLLDDKYDDLGRMYNLFRRVPNGLSTIREVMTSHIRDTGKHLVTDPERLRDPVEFVQRLLDEKDKYDRIIGSSFNNDKTFQNALTSSFEYFINLNPRSPEFISLFVDDKLRKGLKGVSEEDVEIILDKVMMLFRYLQEKDVFEKYYKQHLAKRLLSGKTVSDDAERSLIVKLKTECGYQFTCKLEGMFTDMKTSQDTMQGFNSAHGADLGDGPTLAVTVLTTGSWPTQPSITCNLPTEMLALCEKFRSYYLGTHTGRRLTWQTNMGTADIKATFAKGQKHELHVSTYQMCVLMLFNNADRLSYKEIEQATEIPASDLKRCMQSMACVKGKNVLRKEPMSKDIGEDDVFFVNDKFTNKLYKVKIGTVVAQKETEPEKQETRQRVEEDRKPQIEAAIVRIMKSRRVLDHNNLIAEVTKQLQSRFLANPVEIKKRIESLIERDFLERDNVDRKLYRYLA from the exons ATGGGCAGTCAGAAGAAGAGGAATTTTCAAATAGAGGCGTTCAAGCATCGGGTGGTGGTGGATCCCAAGTACGCCGACAAGACTTGGAAGATATTGGAGCATGCAATCCATGAGATATATAATCACAACGCTAGTGGTCTTAGTTTTGAAGAGCTTTATag GAATGCTTACAATATGGTACTGCACAAATTTGGTGAGAAGTTGTACTCAGGGCTGGTTTCAACTATGACTTCACATCTCAAAGACATATCAAAGTTTATAGAGGCTGCTCAGGGAGGTTTGTTTCTGGAGGAGCTGAATAGAAAGTGGGCAGATCATAACAAGGCATTGCAAATGATACGAGACATACTAATGTACATGGACAGGACTTTCATACCAAGTACTCATAAAACCCCTGTTCATGAGCTTGGGCTGAATCTGTGGAGGGACAACATTATCCACTCCAGCAAAATCCAAACAAGGCTACTAAATACACTCCTTGAACTAGTACTCAGAGAACGTAATGGTGAAGTCATAAACCGTGGACTGATGaggaatataattaaaatgctAATGGATTTGGGTTCTTCTGTCTATCAGGAAGACTTTGAAAAGCCTTTCCTTGAGGTTTCAGCTGATTTCTACAGGGTTGAGTCTCAGAAGTTTATTGAGTGCTGTGATTGTGCAGACTACCTGAAGAAAGCTGAAAGACGGCTAAACGAAGAAATGGAAAGGGTATCCCAGTACTTGGATGCCAAGAGTGAAGTCAAGATCACTAATGTGGTGGAGAAGGAGATGATTGCAAACCACATGCTGAGGCTAGTTCATATGGAGAACTCAGGTTTGGTAAACATGCTTCTTGATGATAAATATGATGACCTAGGAAGAATGTACAACTTGTTCCGCCGGGTTCCAAATGGCCTTTCAACAATACGAGAGGTGATGACCTCTCATATCAGGGACACTGGTAAGCATCTTGTTACTGATCCTGAAAGGTTGAGGGATCCTGTAGAATTTGTTCAACGCCTCTTGGATGAAAAAGATAAGTACGATAGAATCATAGGCTCATCATTTAACAATGACAAAACATTCCAGAATGCTTTGACTTCCTCTTTTGAATACTTCATTAATTTGAACCCTCGTTCTCCTGAGTTCATTTCATTATTTGTGGATGACAAACTCCGCAAAGGCCTGAAGGGGGTTAGTGAGGAGGATGTGGAGATTATCCTTGATAAGGTGATGATGCTGTTCCGCTACTTGCAGGAGAAAGACGTATTTGAGAAGTATTATAAACAGCATTTGGCAAAACGACTCCTGTCTGGAAAAACTGTTTCTGATGATGCAGAGAGAAGTCTGATAGTTAAGCTCAAGACAGAGTGTGGGTACCAATTTACTTGCAAATTAGAAGGCATGTTTACCGACATGAAAACCTCTCAGGATACCATGCAAGGATTTAATTCAGCCCATGGTGCTGACTTAGGGGATGGCCCTACGCTGGCTGTCACCGTTTTGACAACAGGGTCTTGGCCTACTCAGCCCAGCATCACCTGCAACCTGCCTACTGAAATGTTGGCTCTCTGTGAGAAGTTCCGGTCATATTACCTTGGGACCCATACTGGTCGGAGATTGACCTGGCAAACTAACATGGGAACAGCTGATATAAAAGCAACTTTTGCTAAGGGCCAGAAGCATGAGCTACACGTGTCCACTTACCAAATGTGTGTTCTTATGCTGTTTAACAATGCTGATCGGCTAAGCTACAAGGAGATTGAGCAGGCAACAGAGATCCCTGCTTCAGATTTGAAGAGGTGCATGCAATCCATGGCTTGTGTAAAAGGTAAAAATGTTCTTCGGAAAGAGCCCATGAGCAAAGATATTGGTGAAGATGATGTATTTTTCGTTAATGACAAATTCACTAATAAACTCTATAAGGTGAAGATAGGAACTGTAGTTGCACAAAAGGAAACAGAGCCTGAAAAACAGGAAACCAGGCAAAGAGTAGAGGAGGATAGGAAGCCACAGATTGAGGCTGCCATAGTGAGGATCATGAAATCGAGGAGGGTACTGGATCATAACAATCTTATTGCTGAGGTGACAAAGCAGTTGCAGTCTCGGTTCCTGGCCAATCCTGTAGAAATTAAAAAACGGATCGAGTCCCTTATTGAACGTGATTTCTTGGAGAGAGACAATGTGGATAGGAAGTTGTAC